GGTCTTCGTTTCCGTGTTCTGAAGTAAAACAAGGACAAGTACAAGCCATCAAATACCGCTCCCCAATGGCGTCAATCATGTCGCTCATGGTCCATTCATCTACACCAACCGGGTCGTAAAGGATTCTATCTCCTGAGCATTGCTCATCAACTACAACTACTCCTTGAGGATTAGACTCCTCAATCAAGTTTGGAACCTTCCAACTGTCAGGCCAAATCATGGGGGTTCCTGTAAGCATTACCCGTGGCGTGTCTGGATATGTTGAGTATTCTTTTTGTTCCAGACGTTTTTCTAGCTCATCACAGAGTTCGTTTACTTTTTGTGTCCAGCGCTCTATGTCGTCCCAAAGGCTTGTTTGGTTTACCAGCATGGCGTCTCGTCCATTAATTACGGGGTTGCCTTTGCGTAGCTCTTGGAGTCTGCGAAATGCTTTGGTTGCTTGTTGCATCTTTTCGATTGCGGTTTTCAGGTTTTTTCTATCAATTTTGTTTCCTGTTAGTTTTTCGATTTTTTCTTTAATTACCATGATTTCTTGTTTCCACATGCTCAGGGTGTGGGGGTCGTCTTTTACTCGTGGGGGGTTCATGCGCCAGATGGGTTTGTGATCTGCTAGCATTTCGCTTAATTTAGTTCTACCATCACAAGTAAGGGGCATAACAATGGCGTCGCTTAGTTCTAAAAATGGAGATAAATTGACCATTTTTGCTCCCACGGTGGAGCGGATAACTGGGCAGACTTCTACTGGCATGATTCTGTCTCCAAGTTTGGCGCTGTCATACCATCCTGAGCCTACCCGCACGGGGATGGCGTCTGCGGCTAGAATCATTTCTATGGGTGCAAAAATGCAAGAGTATCCGATGACTTTTTTGCCTGTAGCTTTTTGTTGTTTAATTTCTTCTTGGCGTTTTCCAAAAAGATTTGAGATTTCATCGAAATATTCCATGACTTGGGG
The Candidatus Bathyarchaeum sp. genome window above contains:
- a CDS encoding double-cubane-cluster-containing anaerobic reductase, which produces MASEIEKGTKYIPEMTQSEIDDLNKSMKTSSLKVIEDNIEKMKKSWKDRPQVMEYFDEISNLFGKRQEEIKQQKATGKKVIGYSCIFAPIEMILAADAIPVRVGSGWYDSAKLGDRIMPVEVCPVIRSTVGAKMVNLSPFLELSDAIVMPLTCDGRTKLSEMLADHKPIWRMNPPRVKDDPHTLSMWKQEIMVIKEKIEKLTGNKIDRKNLKTAIEKMQQATKAFRRLQELRKGNPVINGRDAMLVNQTSLWDDIERWTQKVNELCDELEKRLEQKEYSTYPDTPRVMLTGTPMIWPDSWKVPNLIEESNPQGVVVVDEQCSGDRILYDPVGVDEWTMSDMIDAIGERYLMACTCPCFTSEHGNEDRINWIIDRIKEYKVDGVIYYVVRGCILYAMEYQRIKNVLDKMNIPVYYLDTEYTREDVGQMKTRVEAFLEMLEARMDI